In the Candidatus Methylomirabilota bacterium genome, one interval contains:
- a CDS encoding ABC transporter substrate binding protein, which yields MYEVREFVNEGGLMSYGPSLVGMIRRVPVFIDKIIKGAKPAEIPVEQPTQFELAINEKTAKAIGLTIPQSILARADTVVR from the coding sequence ATGTACGAGGTCCGCGAGTTCGTGAACGAAGGCGGGCTCATGTCCTATGGGCCGAGCCTCGTGGGCATGATCCGGCGCGTGCCTGTCTTCATAGACAAGATAATCAAAGGCGCCAAGCCCGCGGAGATTCCCGTCGAGCAGCCCACTCAGTTCGAGCTGGCCATCAACGAGAAGACCGCCAAGGCGATAGGGCTGACGATCCCCCAGAGTATCCTGGCGCGGGCGGATACAGTGGTCCGGTAG
- a CDS encoding intradiol ring-cleavage dioxygenase, with amino-acid sequence MRSIIVALAVAFLLAGAAWAASLAPTPEQTVGPFYPSVLPEDRDADLLVIKGRAARAQGTVLHLTGRVTDTSGDPVADARVEIWQSDVYGRYLPPKDGTPGQRDPNFQGYGQARTDAAGAYKFRTIRPVPYESRPPHIHFQVTHSRFRALVTQMYVVGEPGRENPAYFGGQRVRDALSVTLYPADGAEPGALSARFDIVLVPAR; translated from the coding sequence ATGCGAAGCATAATAGTCGCGCTGGCGGTCGCCTTTCTGCTCGCGGGAGCCGCGTGGGCGGCGTCGCTCGCGCCGACTCCGGAGCAGACGGTCGGCCCCTTCTACCCGAGCGTGCTCCCCGAGGACCGCGACGCGGACCTCCTCGTGATCAAGGGCCGGGCTGCCCGGGCGCAGGGCACCGTGCTTCACCTCACGGGGCGCGTGACCGACACGAGCGGCGACCCCGTCGCCGACGCGCGGGTCGAAATCTGGCAGAGCGACGTCTATGGCCGCTACCTGCCCCCGAAGGATGGCACCCCGGGGCAGCGGGACCCGAACTTCCAGGGCTACGGGCAGGCCCGCACCGATGCCGCGGGCGCGTACAAGTTTCGGACGATCCGACCGGTGCCGTACGAGTCCCGGCCTCCTCACATCCATTTCCAGGTCACGCACTCGCGCTTCCGTGCCCTCGTGACCCAGATGTACGTGGTGGGCGAGCCGGGACGCGAGAACCCCGCCTACTTCGGAGGCCAGCGGGTCCGCGACGCGCTCTCGGTGACGCTCTACCCCGCCGACGGCGCGGAGCCGGGCGCCCTCAGCGCGCGCTTCGACATCGTGCTCGTCCCGGCGCGGTGA